GTCCCTTAGCTATTGTTCTTGAGAAATGACCGGGTTTAGCCCATTCCTCGAAAGAAGTTTTTATGGGATCCCtatctaccaaaattttgacTTCTGGTTCCGGCGAACGAATAATCATTGAGTCCTCCTCTTTCCGGACAACACATACAAAGAAACCCGCCAACAGTCACTCAAATAATTAGTGAACCGATGATAGATGCTTAGaattttgttctttctcttctaTCTCCCATCTATTCATCCATTTTCTTTAGTTATTCACTAGAGCAATTATGATCTGGAAGTCGATCTGGGGCAAGTGTTCGGATCTATTATGACATATCCATAGGGTGCTCAACGgacccccccccttttttttttttattaaaaagcgtTTTCGCACCTTTACATTAGTATTGGtacacaaataattttttttataacctaaTCTAGTGTATTCATATTTCAATTATAAGTTCCGAAATATAgcctattttttatgttttaaatagagGATATTATCCTATTTCAATAACCGCTTATTAGTCATTACTAAGAAACATTCTAGTATTGATATTTAGTCATTTTCAAATCCCTTTTATTCGTTTTAAtagtcgaaaagaaaaaaatagaaaaaactaaTAGATATAGATATTATAGATATTCTCATATTCATGTACTACTTATCCCTAGAGAATACCAGATTAAATAGAACGATTTGAGAAAAGgatataatgaaatttttttctggGATTGGTTCTTCTGATAGAAAAAAGAATCTGGTTTATTTGACCGAGAGGGCcaagaaactaaaaaacaattaattgtaaaaacaaataaagatatattatagaataaaaaaaaaagaaacaaagaaaaagttcTTATTCGAAGCGCCTCGTGATCGTCAACCAATTCTGTGCTTCAATATAATTACCAGGAGTAAGCGTTATAGCCTGTTTCCAATACTCGGCGGCTTGAGCAAACCAAGCCTCCGCCATTTCAGAATCTCCTTGTTGAATGGCCTGTTCTCCACGGTCGGAATAGGCGGGTCAATTCCCTCCCTGAGAACCGTACTTGAGAGTTTCCTACCTCATACGGCTCGACAACCAACTCTTTTGTTTTGGTGTACCAGTTTTTTTCACTTTAACCTACTTTAACTTTATATCTAATTGAATGAGATTTCTTATAGATATTCATTCGGTTTTTCTTGGATTAAACAAAAGAGAGTAATTACATGAGTTTCAAACTTtcgttttgatttaattaatatattaattaatctaataataagttttatcttttctcctaccttcagaaaaaaaaaggcatGTCCACTGTTATTAGATATTAGAATTTTCTGAAAGGTAACTATCCCgctttcatatataaatttatatagaatcgttgaaaaagactttttttcatatcataaaaaagaaaaagacttacTGTCTTTAGGATCTGATGCTACACCGCTGCTCAATACCTTAGGGGATCCACTCTATTACATAAGTAGATTTCTAAGATTTATCTcatattatgatataaataaacAGCTCTTGTTGTATCGGTCCAAAACCTTTCCAGTTGATCTTTACGGTGCTTCCTCTAtcaattaaatctttttttatccatagaaaataaagtatttaggCATATCTAGTCTTCACTTCATATTTCGATCCATGaagtttatttatttgctaCAGCTGATAAAAAATCGTTTTGGACGATGCTTATGTagaaagccttttttttttctagtattTCATTGACTAGCTGTTCGTTCTTTTTTTCTATAGTGGAGATAGTCGCACGTAATGACAGATCACAGCCATATTATTAAAAGCTTGTGGTAAAAAGGGGTTTCGTTCTAATGCCcgaaaataatattctaaagcTTTGGTATGTTCCCCATTACTTGTGTGGATAAGGCCTATATTATAGAGTATATAACTTCGATCATAGGGGTCAATTTCTAGTCGCATAGCTTCATAATAATTCTGTAATGCTTCCGCATAATTTCCTTCAGATTGAGCCGACATCCGTTACGGTCGTCATTCGCTTTAACGAATTCTCCGTTTCAGAACCGTATGTGAGATTTTCATCTCATACGGCTCCTCCTTTAGGTgcataatgaaaataataaatatatggatATGGAAAAATTTGATGTCATTATGAACTAAGCGGGGCTAATGTTTTTACAAGAAATCCCTAGCCAACCTTCTTGTAAAAGATCTTTTCTTACTACCAAGTGGATTCATATTCAtactagataaaaaaaaaaaaggaaactctaacaatttctttgttctcaaCGCCCCTAAATTTCCAGGAATTAGTCACTTCAACAGTCTTCAATGGTTATACGGGTATCCAAAGTACGGACGAGATGGATGTTTATTGTTCCAACCATTTTAATTAGTCCCAatcccaaagaagaagaaagaaaaggaatctttttgaagaaagttttcgtGTTGTTGATTTCTCGGCGTAGTGCTTCTTCCCCTGTGCCTCCTATTCGTATATTGTATTAGTCTAGTAGGATTGATCTGTAATACGGGAACCGTAGGTAAAAAACCTTTTGCTCAATACTAGAATTCATAATTGAAGCATCTAAGGCTGCACTAATCGTGGATACATGACAGAAGGGATtgcttttttatattataaacttcACCTTCAAAAGCGTAGATTTTTTTcaatactcatttttttctattccaAATCGgtgagaaatagaaaaaaatgataatgataatcAAATCGCACCATCTCTGTAATAAGTAAATGCCTCTTTTTCTCCGGAAGTTGTCGGAATGACTCGTAATAAGATATCGGCTACAATTGTAAaggttttatcaataaaatttccattTATACGCGATCTTGGCATAGGTAGTAATCCATTCtataactctttttatttcctttaacttttcttttgtgaGAAAATTTTCTCACAAACAAAGGAATTTTATAGTACGAACTAACATAAAAGCGGActcgttttttataaaaaaatattctatctACTTCCAATTTTTCTAGATATAAAATCTACATTTCTTTGCTATGGAAAATGCTGGGAAGAGCAAACAAGGGATCCAAACCTCCCTACCAATCTATGATACATGAATAGGAAAAAGATTCCCCGACAAAATCCCTTACCTTgtccctttttagttttaatcaaaaaaGCGGGCAAAGGGGAGTTGTCCGAACTCttgtttttagtgatttttttttacttcacttAGGTTTTTTAAGTCTGGCGAGAGTAATATTCTACGACaagcaattcatttattttcaaaccgACGCATTTCCTATCTATTATTTGATTGACTAACCCTTCATATTGGAATGTGTGAAGAGTCAGATGGTTTGGCAATTCCTCGGGGGCAGATGACTCAAGAAGATTTTGAACCAAAGTTCTAGAGTTTTGTTCATCCTTCACTGTAATAATATCTCGGGGTTTGCATCGATAACTTGGTATATCAACTATACGACCATTAACTAAAATATGCCCATGGTTAACTAATTGGCGCGCTTGAGGAATAGTCAAAGCCATACCCAACCGAAAAAGGATGTTATCCAAACGCATTTCAAGTAATTGTAATAAAACTTGACCCGTTGACCCCTTAGCTTTTCCGGCGATACGAACATATTTAAGTAATTGGCGTTCTGTAAGACCATAATGAAAAcgcaatttttgtttttcttctaaacGAATACgatattgagatttttttccgGAGCGTGATTGGTTTCTAAGATCGCTTCCTGCCCTAGGCCTTTTACTAGTTAGTCCCGGTAAAGCCCCCAGACggcgtatttttttaaaacgaggcCCTCGGTAACGTGACATAAAGACtcctttttttattgaaattgtacaaaaactaaacaaaattaaaactgaacTAAATGATAATGATAAATAACGTAAAATCCACTCCAATAAACTATTGGAATACAAAGAGTCAGAAGATATATTCTCTCaatatacagattttttttattgtatatacaatatatataaatcaataaatcacaaaaattttcctttattttcttcatttattttgcCAAGATCTAACCCTTTTACCCCAATATATATTCCTATATGGAAGTttatatgacataatataaaTGGCGTGGTAACTCTTGGAAAAAGGTGAAAGAAGTCTTttcaatcttattttttttgaaagtacattaaaaatcatgtaaaaaaaatgaaaaactatgtAAAAGCCGGCTATCGGAATCGAACCGATGACCATCGCATTACAAATGCGATGCTCTAACCTCTGAGCTAAGCGGGCTCAACTAAAATAGTGTATACAAATTCACTAAACTACTAGATCGTATTAATTAACTATTCTATTCATATTTTTCCTTATCTATTTAGAATTCATCATATTTTCGATATTCTAGAACAGAATATAGCTCAAATAAATAGTGactatcattaaataaataaaacaaaaccttaatgaattaatataatatagcaaTATATCGACTTTCTAATTTTGATTTCATGAGtttctaaataagaaaattttaattagaccggaaagctttttttttaagttaaatgATATCTGATTTGAAATTCTTGGTTTTTTTGTTCTAACCTCatgcaattattattatttgatactttttctctttttatattctttattattttatagaattattagaatgaatattcgaatattcatttcgaatataattttttagaattattcgAATTTCAAATCTACGAAGTAGACTTATAATCTTTTTACATTGCACATTGTAGAATTCTAAGTTTCAATAAtgatcataaatttcttttcatgGAAGTAAAAAAAACGAATCGACCGTTCGACTATTTCTTAAAATTGAAGACAACGATGAGAAAAGgaagaacatatatatgttctctaatatataaccatattgaattgcaaatacaaaaatgatagaatctTTGTTGATTAAACTAAATCAATATGGATGGGGCTAAAAAAAATGCAAGAAGAtaccaaagaaataaaataagtatcTGTATGTAATGAATTCCAAGGTTTCGTCATAAGAAAAAGTGGAAAGACATCATAATGAGATCCTAATCTCAAAGCAAAAAGGGGGATATGGCGGAATTGGTAGACGCTACGGACTTAATTGGATTGAGCCTTGGTATGGAAACCTACTAAGTGATAACTTTCAAATTCAGAGAAACCCTGGAATTAACAATGGGCAATCCTGAGCCAAATCCTGGGTTACGCGAACAAACCAGAGTTTAGAAAGCGGGATAGGTGCAGAGACTCAATGGAAGCTGTTCTAACAAATGGAGTTCAATCCCTTGTGTTGAATCAAACGATTCACTTCATAGTCTGATAGATCCTTGGTGGAACTTATTAATCGGACGAGAATAAAGATAGAGTCCCATTCTACATGTCAATACTGACAACAATGAAATTTATAGTAAGATGAAAATCCGTTGACTTTTAAAATCGTGAGGGTTCAAGTCCCTCTATCCCCAACCCTACTCCCTAAAAAAGTCTGTTTGACACCTTACCctttttttagttattcaaGAATTCATTGATCTTTTTTCATTCATCCGACACTTTTACAAACTCgaatttcttttcttattatatacaaGTCTTGTGGGATATATcatacatatacaaatgagaAAGAACTATCGATTTGAATTATTTCGaatctaaataatttttcattctaaaactTAGAAAGTCTTCTTTTCGAAGATCCAATAAATTCCCGGTCCaaaacttttttcatttactACTTTTGCGTTTCTTTTAATTGACATAGACCTAAGTCATCTCATAAAATGAGAATGATACTTCGGTAATGGCCgggatagctcagttggtagagcagAGGACTGAAAATCCTCGTGTCACCAGTTCAAATCTGGTTCTTGGCATAGGGCAGAGGACTGAAAATCCTCGTGCCACCAGTTCAAATCTGGTTCTTGGCATAGGattgattaattttgataagtttataGTCTTCAAATTAAACGTATCTTTAGTAAAAAAAGTGCAATAATCCTTTATCCCCCTCTCTTTTTTGTTCATGTTGTGGATCCATCCgttcaaaaaaaatgtataagacTTTATACCTAATACATATTCGAAAGGAAAGTTCTGgttgaaagaataaaaaaaagtaaaaaaaaaagatctatatctatctatctatatctatctatctatatctatctatagtATCTATCGTTGAAGGGCAAAAATACCCCCAAGATTCATTAGATTAGATACAATAGAAATAGAATTTTAACCCCCCCATTTATTGTATTGCTTTCCAATCTTATTTATTCATTCCCAGTTATGTGACTAAAGTTGACTAAGTTATGTGCGCGATACAAAGTTCATAATgcagaactctttttttttttttagttcatcCTATTGGCTCGGCTTTTAGGAAAAAAGTATCTTTCAAATTGGAGATTAagctatctataataatatgaATAAGACCTTAATTCTTCTGTTTGTTTGATCTAAAAACGACTCGAATTCAAAATATTCCGCGAAGGTCCGTAGTTGTAGAAACTAAGACTCATTTTtatcattcaaattttttatcattcaatAAGCATCTTGTATTTCATAAAAATTGGGGGCAATATAATCCTTACGTAAAGGCCACCCTATCCAACTTTCGGGCATTAAGATCCGTTTCAGCCGCGGATGGCTATCATAAGTGATTCCTAACATATCATAAGATTCCCGTTCTTGAAAATCCGTACTTTTCCAAACCCAGAAAACAGATGGAATTCTGGGATTACTCCTGTGAGTAAATACTTTTATGCAAACTTCTTCCGCTTGATTGACACCATATTCTATTCTCGTAAGATGATACACACTGGCTAAGAGGCCACCTGGTGCCACATCATAGGCACATTGGGAACGTAAATAATTGTaaccatatacatataaaattacagCAATAGAATGCCAATCTTCGGGCTTTATTTGTAAAGTCTCTATTCCTTGGTAATCGAAGCCCAACGATCTATGAACCAGCCCGCGTTTGGCTAGCCAAACGGACAAAGTGCCCTGCATCTTTTTTATTTCCCCCAcaccttttttatataaatttaagtatttcaCATTTACCATGAGTTCTAatttatgaagatttttttcttattctctcAAATCCTCCCTAATTCACTAATTCGTGGGAAGATACTGggcttttgtatttaaaaaatgtttcagtAGAGATCTCTGAAGTAGATGATGGTGGATAGAGTAATTCTTGATCATAATTTCCAGTCTGTGTACTGCGTACAACAAAAAACTTGTGATTGGTAGTAAAACACCGATTACCCCGTTGAGGTCTAATTCGATCCTTATAGATTTCTCTAGCTATTTTCTTACGAAGCTTTGTTATAGCGTCTATAACAGCCTCTGGTTTAGGTGGACAACCCGGCAAATAGACATCTACAGGAATTAGCTTATCAACCCCTCGAACAGTACTATAAGAATCGGTACTGAACATCCCCCCTGTAATTGTACACGCTCCCATAGCAATAACATACTTTGGTTCAGGCATTTGTTCATATAATCTCACTAAAGAAGGAGCCATTTTCATTGTTACTGTACCTGCTGTTAAAATAAGGTCCGCCTGTCTAGGACTTGATCTTGGTACTAGCCCATAACGATCAAAGTCAAATCGGGAGCCTATTAATGAGGCAAATTCAATAAAACAACAACTGGTACCATAAAGAAGCGGCCATAGGCTGGAAAGTCTTGACCAATTTGAAAGATCATTTAACGTAGTTGAAATAACTGAGTTTTTTGTTGTTCGATCAAGTACGGGAAACTTAATGGAATTCATAATTGtttcaatggtttttttttactttttttttattgttattgtaCAAGTATTCAGGAAACGAACTAAGACCATTCCAACGCTCCTTTTCGCCATGCATAAACTAAACCAAGAATTAGGATAAGCACGAAAATGAAAGCTTCTATAAAAGCGGATACCCCTAGTACATCGAAACTCATTGCCCACGGATACAGAAAAACGGTTtcaacatcaaaaacaacaaaaactagaGCAAACATATAATAACGGATTCTAAATTGTAACCAAGCATCCCCGATCGGTTCTATACCTGATTCATAACTAGAAAGTTTCTCCGGCCCCTTCGTAATTGGAGATAAAACCCCGGAAATTAGAAATGCCAAAACAGGAATAGCActtgatattattaaaaatgcccagaaaatatcatattcgtAAAGCAGAAACATAGACGAACTCCTATGAATGTGGAAAAAATACCCGCTTAGTCAATTCCAATCGGAGTGGATTGGGCAAGGTATATATAACTCTTGcgtcaaaacaaaaattcaggTTAATCGAATCATTTATTTTCGTTTGGTTGCTGTGGTAGACGTCTCCTTTTAAGATTTATTGATTGTAATCTTATTTTCAGTACACTTATTACTTAATATTTCCATGTTTCTATTACTAATAGTTTctcatattaataatataatattaatatgattaataactagtaattttttttatttctgtttcttaaatttgctttatgttttatttaaaaataaaacaaattgataaaaatatcttcgtttttaaaattatgacgTATCAAAAAATCCACTTACGACTATGAAAATGAATGAATAAAAAACgtttattctaaattataaGTATCTATCTAGATATATCGATAGATAGTGATTGGATCCACTGAAATCAAATTTGGTTTTCCGTTTTATTCTGAACGACCCCCAGGACTTATGGTTTAGGGTCTGggagttttttttatgaaccaaCAAATTGAAAGTAACCAGTTAGAAATAAAGAATACAATAATAAGTCAAAAATTATCCAATTATTTGGATTTGAATGtcatttattagaataaatttattagttagGGCTATACGGATTCGAACCGTAGACCTGCTCGGTAAAAGAGCTCGAACttattattatcaaaatgaTTCGAACTCTTTCAAAGACCcaacatgcatttttttttgcattgggCTCTTTCATTAACTGATAGAAAGATCAGTTAGTCTaccatattttttcttaaaaaaaaagataagaaatggTTCCAAGTACTctgattgattattttttaattctaatacaATACAGAATAACTACCAAAGTGTTTCAAAGAAGGGTTCTCTTGACGTAGGTTTGCTTTTGGTCTAGATCAACTTAAGTTAAATATAGTCTCTAACATCctgattaaaaaatcaaatatgaaaCTTGCTACACCTTAAGGTTCATAGGACGAAAAGATCATTTTTGAGTTCCTTATACTCATTCTGCCTAGCATTAAGTAGACTGGGTATTCACCCTATCAATATCTCAAATCAATGATGGGTTCTATTAATTCCCTACCGAAATGGGGTACTTTAATAGGACCTAATGTCAGGCTATTGTTCTCCTCTTTTTCCTAAAAAAAAGTCATGGAGTAAGACATCGatttattaataagatcaaTCAATTGGTTTGATTGCGTGATGGACTCCTCTGAAAAACTTTGGCGCACGTGTAAACGAGGTGCTCTACCTAACTGAGCTATAGCCCTTGTGTTTATGATCCACATTTTATCTTATCATGTAGATAATTTCTTGTCAagattaatattatatgatcgAACATTATATCTCTTTCATCTCGTTGTTTATTGGTATTGCTTAGAAATAATATTGGATTTATAATCCTATCGATGTGATAAGTATCCCCGTGCCTTCTCTTTACGATGATAAATAACCTACTTAACTCAGTGGTTAGAGTATTGCTTTCATACGGCAGGAGTCATTGGTTCAAATCCAATAGTAGGTATAACTTATTAGACACCATGATCAATGGTGTCTAATAAGTTTTTGTagccagcttttttttttttttttctcgcttTTGGATCCTATTTTTTTATACGTCAGCTAGTTACAAAATCAAATCGTATTGAGAGCCTCGACGCGTGTCCGAGCTCGTCTGAGAGCTAGATTAGCCTCAATTGTTTGTCTCTTGCCTTCAGCTTTTCTCAAGTTCGCCTCTGCTATTTCAAGAGTTTGCTGAGCTTCTTGTGGATCAATGTCACTATTCTTCTCTGCATCATTTACTAAAATAGTAATTTCATTATTGCCTATTCTAGCAAAACCGCCCATCAGAGCCATTGTTAACCATTGGTTATTAAGGCGTATTTTCAAAATACCTATATCAACAGCTGTGGCAATCGGCGCGTGATTTGGTAATACGCCAATTTGTCCACTATTAGTAGATAAAATGATTTCTTTTACTTCTGAATCCCAAACAATTCGATTCGGAGTCAGTACACAAAGATTTAAGGTCATTTCTTCAATTTACTCTCCATTTCTAAGTTCGTAGCCTTCGCAGTAGCTTCATCGATGTTACCCACTAAGTAAAAGGCCTGTTCAGGAAGAGAATCAAATTCTCCGGAAAGGATCAAATTAAACCCTCTAATTGTTTCCGCTAGCCCAACATATTTTCCCGGAGAACCTGTAAATACTTCTGCTACGAAAAAAGGTTGTGATAAGAAACGCTCAATCTTTCGTGCTCTTGCGACGGTTAAGCGATCCTCTTCGGATAATTCGTCCAACCCCAGGATAGCTATAATGTCCTGAAGCTCCTTGTAACgttgtaaagtttgctttacttGTTGCGCAGTTTCATAATGTTCCTCGCCAACGATTCGAGGTTGTAGCATAGTTGACGTTGAATCTAAAGGATCTACCGCTGGATAGATACCTTTAGCAGCTAATCCTCTTGATAGTACGGTAGTCGCATCTAAATGTGCAAATGTGGTGGCAGGAGCAGGGTCAGTCAAATCGTCTGCAGGTACATAAACTGCTTGAATAGAGGTTATGGACCCTTTTTTCGTAGAAGTAATTCTTTCTTGTAAAGAACCCATTTCGGTACTAAGGGTGGGTTGGTAACCCACAGCAGAAGGCATTCTACCCAATAAAGCGGATACCTCGGATCCTGCTTGTACAAAACGGAAGATATTGTCGATAAATAGAAGTACGTCTTGCTCATTAACATCTCGGAAATATTCTGCCATAGTTAAGGCAGTCAGACCAACTCTCATACGAGCTCCCGGCGGTTCATTCATCTGACCGTAGACTAGGGCTACTTTGGAGTCCGCAAGGTTTAGTTCATTAATGACTCCAGATTCTTTCATTTCCATGTAAAGATCATTTCCTTCACGAGTTCGTTCGCCTACTCCACCAAATACGGATACACCACCATGAGCTTTGGCAATGTTGTTGATCAATTCCATAATTAGTACTGTTTTACCCACGCCAGCCCCACCGAATAGTCCGATTTTTCCCCCACGACGATAAGGGGCCAAAAGATCTACTACTTTAATTCCTGTTTCAAAAATAGATAAGGTTGTATCTAAGTCTATAAAAGCAGGCGC
Above is a window of Brassica napus cultivar Da-Ae unplaced genomic scaffold, Da-Ae ScsIHWf_333;HRSCAF=532, whole genome shotgun sequence DNA encoding:
- the LOC111204518 gene encoding ATP synthase subunit beta, chloroplastic — its product is MRINPTTSDPAVSIREKNNLGRIAQIIGPVLDVAFPPGKMPNIYNALVVKGRDTLGQEINVTCEVQQLLGNNRVRAVAMSATEGLKRGMDVVDMGNPLSVPVGGATLGRIFNVLGEPVDNLGPVDTLTTSPIHKSAPAFIDLDTTLSIFETGIKVVDLLAPYRRGGKIGLFGGAGVGKTVLIMELINNIAKAHGGVSVFGGVGERTREGNDLYMEMKESGVINELNLADSKVALVYGQMNEPPGARMRVGLTALTMAEYFRDVNEQDVLLFIDNIFRFVQAGSEVSALLGRMPSAVGYQPTLSTEMGSLQERITSTKKGSITSIQAVYVPADDLTDPAPATTFAHLDATTVLSRGLAAKGIYPAVDPLDSTSTMLQPRIVGEEHYETAQQVKQTLQRYKELQDIIAILGLDELSEEDRLTVARARKIERFLSQPFFVAEVFTGSPGKYVGLAETIRGFNLILSGEFDSLPEQAFYLVGNIDEATAKATNLEMEKVKEIILSTNSGQIGVLPNHAPIATAVDIGILKIRLNNQWLTMALMGGFARIGNNEITILVNDAEKNSDIDPQEAQQTLEIAEANLRKAEGKRQTIEANLALRRARTRVEALNTI